The Mesorhizobium sp. WSM2240 genome contains the following window.
GCGCACCGACTGGGTTACGGTATCGATCCTGAGCGGCAAGCGCGCCGACTGGATCAGGAACAATGTGAACGTGGGCGACAGCGTTTATGTGGAGGCCCGGGTTGGCAACTCTTCCTACGAAAAGGACGGCAAGACGATCTACACAACCGATGTGATCGCGGCCATCTTCACTCGCGTCCATCCCCGCTCCGAGGCCAAGGAAAACACCGACGACAGCGAGGAATAACAACAAACAGGGCGGCGAAAGCCGCCCTGCCCTTTCATTCCAGCGAGGACCTTTCGAAGCTCTACATTGAGGCTTTATCAGATGAAAATCCGCTAC
Protein-coding sequences here:
- a CDS encoding single-stranded DNA-binding protein, with the translated sequence MQCINRLTLLGNVGKVTELDKLLKVSVATERNWTDEKGRRQKRTDWVTVSILSGKRADWIRNNVNVGDSVYVEARVGNSSYEKDGKTIYTTDVIAAIFTRVHPRSEAKENTDDSEE